The following are from one region of the Quercus robur chromosome 1, dhQueRobu3.1, whole genome shotgun sequence genome:
- the LOC126722519 gene encoding UDP-D-apiose/UDP-D-xylose synthase 2 — translation MAARVDLDGKPIKPLTICMIGAGGFIGSHLCEKLMAETPHKVLGLDVYSDKIKHLLEPAGAHPWSDRIQFHRLNIKNDSRLEGLIKMSDLTINLAAICTPADYNTRPLDTIYSNFIDALPVVKYCSENNKRLIHFSTCEVYGKTIGSFLPKDSHLRKEPEYFVLKEDESPCIFGPIEKQRWSYACAKQLIERLIYAEGAENGMEFTIVRPFNWIGPRMDFIPGIDGPSEGVPRVLACFSNNLLRHEPLKLVDGGVSQRTFVYIKDAIEAVMLMIENPARANGHIFNVGNPNNEVTVRQLAEMMTDVYSKVSGEPSLEEPTVDVSSQEFYGAGYDDSDKRIPDMTIIHKQLGWDPKTSLWDLLESTLTYQHRTYAEAMKQAIAKPAAN, via the exons ATGGCGGCGAGGGTAGATCTGGACGGGAAACCAATCAAGCCTCTGACGATATGCATGATCGGAGCTGGTGGTTTCATTGGCTCCCACCTCTGCGAAAAGCTCATGGCGGAGACGCCGCACAAGGTGTTGGGTCTCGATGTCTACAGCGACAAGATCAAGCACCTTCTCGAGCCCGCGGGGGCTCACCCTTGGTCCGATCGCATCCAGTTCCACCGCCTCAACATCAAGAACGACTCTCGCCTCGAAGGCCTCATCAAGATGTCAGATCTG ACGATAAATCTGGCGGCGATTTGTACTCCGGCGGACTACAACACGCGTCCACTCGATACGATTTACAGCAATTTCATCGATGCGCTCCCAGTG GTTAAGTACTGCTCAGAGAACAATAAGCGTCTCATTCACTTCTCTACTTGTGAGGTGTACGGGAAAACGATTGGGAGCTTTCTTCCTAAAGACAGTCATCTTCGTAAG GAGCCAGAGTATTTCGTTCTTAAAGAAGATGAATCCCCATGCATTTTTGGCCCTATTGAGAAGCAGCGATGGTCCTATGCATGTGCAAAGCAGTTGATTGAGAGGCTGATTTATG CTGAAGGTGCAGAGAATGGTATGGAGTTCACAATTGTGAGACCTTTTAACTGGATTGGACCCAGAATGGATTTCATTCCTGGCATTGACGGTCCAAGTGAGGGTGTTCCCAGAGTTCTGGCATGCTTTAGCAAT AATCTACTGCGTCATGAACCACTCAAGCTTGTGGATGGTGGTGTTTCCCAGAGAACATTCGTTTATATAAAGGATGCAATTGAAGCTGTTATGTTGATGATC gAAAATCCCGCTAGAGCCAATGGCCATATTTTCAATGTGGGCAACCCTAACAATGAAGTTACAGTTAGGCAGCTTGCTGAAATGATGACTGAT GTTTATTCAAAAGTAAGTGGTGAACCTTCTCTGGAAGAACCTACAGTTGATGTGAGCTCCCAAGAATTCTACGGTGCTGGATATGACGATAGTGACAAGAGAATTCCTGACATGACCATAATCCATAAACAACTTG GTTGGGACCCCAAGACATCGCTCTGGGATTTGCTTGAATCAACACTCACCTATCAACACAGGACATATGCTGAGGCTATGAAGCAGGCCATTGCAAAACCAGCTGCCAACTAA